Proteins co-encoded in one Salvia splendens isolate huo1 chromosome 4, SspV2, whole genome shotgun sequence genomic window:
- the LOC121799838 gene encoding protein ECERIFERUM 26-like: MVSSPMTEGLIYDKKLSSVGPAYATDPDLVYEPGNLDLAMKLHYLRGIYYFERQAFEGLRILAIKEPMFDWLNKYPVTSGRFRRAESGRAYIKCNDCGVRFLEAKCEKTLEEWFEIRDASLEKLLVSNQIIGPELGFSPIVLIQLTKFKCGGTSMGLSWAHVLGDAFSAAEFLNMLGRLVAGQDLGPPFELAQSLTKSLISNDPPKVMDDPIVVKRVEPVGDNWVTPTKFKLEPFHFDVTPTQLAHHQSKVGPKCGPFEAISAITWKCIAKIRGQEMEPNVVTICKKSEKENKVYGMLGNTQVVSVVKADFPIVDAEPRVLAKLMREEAFDIRDKIDEAMERENGVVDYVVYGANLTFVNLEEAKFYDFEYRGQKPVRVSYRVDGVGDEGAVLVLPGPNEGGGRAVVAILPEEEIVGLEAELKREGLIA; encoded by the exons atggtgtCTTCTCCCATGACTGAAGGCCTCATATACGACAAAAAACTATCCTCGGTCGGGCCGGCCTATGCGACCGACCCGGACTTAGTCTACGAGCCCGGCAACTTGGACCTGGCCATGAAGCTCCACTACCTAAGAGGAATCTACTACTTTGAGAGGCAAGCATTTGAGGGTTTGAGAATCCTTGCCATCAAGGAGCCCATGTTCGACTGGCTTAACAAGTACCCGGTCACATCGGGCCGCTTTCGCCGGGCCGAATCGGGCCGGGCCTATATAAAATGCAATGACTGTGGGGTGAGATTTCTTGAGGCCAAATGTGAGAAAACTCTGGAGGAATGGTTTGAAATTAGGGATGCATCTCTTGAGAAGCTCCTTGTTTCCAACCAAATCATTGGGCCCGAACTTGGATTTTCACCCATCGTTCTTATTCag TTAACCAAATTTAAATGCGGCGGAACTTCAATGGGCTTAAGCTGGGCCCATGTTCTAGGCGACGCATTCTCCGCCGCAGAGTTTCTAAACATGTTGGGCCGCCTTGTTGCTGGACAAGATCTGGGCCCTCCATTCGAGTTGGCCCAATCTCTCACAAAATCATTGATCTCCAACGACCCGCCAAAAGTCATGGATGATCCGATCGTGGTCAAACGGGTCGAACCGGTTGGAGATAATTGGGTGACACCCACAAAATTCAAATTAGAGCCGTTCCATTTTGATGTCACCCCAACACAATTGGCCCATCACCAATCAAAAGTGGGCCCTAAATGTGGCCCATTTGAGGCCATCTCAGCTATCACTTGGAAATGCATTGCCAAAATTAGGGGCCAAGAAATGGAGCCCAATGTTGTGACAATATGCAAGAAAAGTGAAAAGGAGAACAAGGTTTATGGCATGTTGGGTAACACACAAGTTGTGAGTGTGGTGAAGGCTGATTTCCCCATAGTGGATGCTGAGCCTAGAGTTTTAGCTAAATTGATGAGAGAGGAGGCCTTTGATATAAGAGATAAAATTGATGAGGctatggagagagaaaatggagTGGTTGATTATGTGGTTTATGGGGCCAATTTGACATTTGTGAACCTTGAAGAAgccaaattttatgattttgagtATAGGGGGCAAAAGCCGGTCCGTGTTAGCTACCGGGTTGATGGAGTGGGCGATGAGGGGGCGGTGTTGGTGCTTCCGGGACCAAACGAGGGCGGAGGGAGGGCGGTGGTGGCGATCTTGCCGGAGGAGGAGATAGTAGGACTTGAAGCGGAGTTGAAAAGGGAAGGGCTTATTGCATGA
- the LOC121801294 gene encoding chaperone protein dnaJ 20, chloroplastic-like produces MSSTHIAHPLPTNRFSFPRSTRPLHQHPPHSISFRSRPAPLHIRSALNGTLSETAAAMSLYDLLGISETGSLLEIKQAYKQLARKYHPDVSPPVLVEEHTQRFIQVQEAYETLSDPRRRALYDHHVASGLHLAFAARRNGRFDEEMEDRGEWKDRWQSQLSELKRRSVQKENADGMSWGARMRRERNGV; encoded by the exons ATGAGCAGCACTCACATAGCTCACCCGCTCCCCACAAACCGCTTCTCCTTCCCCCGCTCGACCCGACCCCTACACCAGCACCCACCCCATTCCATCTCCTTCCGCTCCCGACCCGCCCCGCTCCACATCCGATCCGCGCTCAACGGCACTCTCTCCGAAACCGCCGCCGCCATGAGTCTCTACGACCTTCTCGGCATATCGGAGACCGGCTCGCTGCTCGAGATCAAGCAAGCCTACAAGCAGCTGGCGCGGAAGTACCACCCCGACGTCTCGCCGCCGGTATTGGTGGAGGAGCACACGCAGCGCTTTATTCAGGTGCAGGAGGCCTACGAGACGCTCTCGGATCCTCGCCGCCGGGCACTGTACGACCACCACGTCGCCTCCGGGCTCCACCTCGCCTTCGCCGCCCGTCGCAACGGCAGATTCGATGAG GAAATGGAGGACAGAGGTGAGTGGAAGGATCGGTGGCAGTCTCAGTTGTCGGAGCTCAAGAGAAGAAGCGTGCAAAAGGAGAACGCCGATGGCATGTCATGGGGTGCAAGGATGCGCAGAGAGAGGAACGGAGTATAG